GCGTCGCGACGGACACGCTGCGCGAGGGCGCCGAGCTGGGGCCTGTTGAGCAAGTTGTTTGCGAGCGAACGATGGCGGACCGGTCGCGCGCCGCCGTGGTCCGACAGTTCGCCCGTGACGCCGAGTTGCTCGACGTGATCGCAGGCGGGCTCGATCGCGTCGGCGCCCATGCTGCGGCCGGGGCGGCCCCCGACGAGCCGTCGGCGTACGCGGGGCTGAGCGTGCAGCTTTCGGGGCGCCAAGCCCTGCCCGTCAGGTGGAGCGTCAGTCCTTCCCACGCCGGCCCGCCGCTGCGCCTTACGCTGGTGTGCGCCCAGGGACGGCTCGTGATCGATCTCGATCAGCACAACGAGATGACTGCGATCGTGCGCACCCGCAACGGCGCCGACGCGGCCGAGGCGATGCGGCCGACCGGCGCCGCGGTGCGGGCGCTCGACGAGTTCGTCGCCGAGGTCGCGTCCGTCCCGCACGGTCGATCGGGCGGCTCGACGTGGCCGCAGGCGCTCCACGTCATGGAATTGGCTGATTCGATCGAGATCAGCCTGCGCCGCGGGCGGATGATCGACGTCCAGGGGCAGCAGCTCACCGAGCAGCTCGCCTTCCGTGGGACGATGGCCGCGGCCGGATGCGGGCTGCTGTTGGTGCTGCCGCCGCTGCTGTTGGTTGTCGGGTGGCTGGCGGGACTGGCGGGCATTGACGCGGGACGGTTCTGGCCGCACGCCCTGCTGGCGCTGCTGGCGCTGTTCTTGGCCCTTCAGGTCCTGCCGAAATTCGTCTACCCCCCCGCCGACGGCGACAACAACAACAACAACAACTAGGCCAAGTGATCACCCAGCCAACAACCGAGCCGCGAGGCGTAAGCACAAGCCCGAGCCGCGAGGCGTAAGCCCGCGGAGCAAACCATCGATGGTCTGGGGCGACTGCGCCGACTTTGCGGATTTCGTGGATCCTGCGGCCGCAGGGGCCCGATATCTGGAAGGCACTGTGCTTCACTTTTGGCCGAAGGTCCGCTTGGATGAGCCCCTCCCTCCACCGCTGCTCGCTCGCCGTGGCGCTGGCCTGCGCAACGTTGGCCGGGGGCTGTGCATCGCTCGTACGACCGTATGACGAACTTGGCGTGTGGCTCGATCGGTACCCGTTCGAGACGTCGCCCGGCGCTGGCCCCCGACCGCGGCCTACGCAGCCATACGCTCAGCGGGCTCCGCGCCCGCAGCCGGCGGCGCAACACGTCCGGCTGGCGACGATGGAGGAGCCGCCGTTGCCGGACGCTGAGGGGGAACTTTCGCCAGAAACAGGGCGGGAACCGATCGATGCAGGGCCGCGCTTCGCGGTCGAGTCCGAGGCTTCAGGCTATGAGCTTCCTGCAATCGCCCCGCCGGCGAATAAGGAGAGCTCAACGTCGCTCACGAAGAGTTCCGCCGGCGATTGCTGCTGCGACACTTGCGGCGGGGCTGTCTGCGAGGTTTGTCCTCTGGAAGGGGCGCTCTGCCACGCGTGCTCGACTGCCTGGGCCGCTTGCCCGTGCTTGCACAAACCGCCGAAGGGGCCGCCGCCGGTGCGGTATCTGCCCCCCATGCCCCCCAAGTTCTTGCCGGTCCCCACGTGTCCCGTCTACGGGCAGGGTCGCACAGGGCCCCTCGAACTGCCTCGCGGCAACGTCGAGCGGGGGTTCGGGCCCGTGCTGACGATCGCCGGAGGCGACTGAGCAGGCGAGCTGCCAGACCCCTTGGCTCACGCTTTACGGCGTTCCTCAGGGCTCAAGGCGAGTCGGTGAGCATCTGGAGACTCCCCGCGACTCGACGGAGCCCCTCCGGCGAGAGGCAGGGACAAGGACCCCTCTGGCTGCTAGCTGGGAAGTCGACGGCCAGAGGGTCTTCCGTCGGGACCGACCCTCGATCGCGCCGGTGCAAAACCAGATCTTTACCGGGCCATCACACTAGGCAACCTGTGCGGGCTGCGGGTTGTGACGCTTAAGCGTGTCGTAGGGGCGGGCCGATCAACGCGGGTGGAGGCGGCGTCGGTCGCCGCAATGCACTTGCCAGCCGTGCGCCCGCTTGCGGTCGTCACTGGCGTCCCCCCGCCTGCCTGGACGACCCCGCGATGCTCCATCCGCGCCCGCTGTCGTGCCTTCTCTCCGTCGGTTTGCTGGCAGCTGGCGCCGCCTTCGCCCCGCGGGCCGGGGCCGACGTGTCCGGCGAACGCCTGACCCCGGTGGTCCGCGCCGTTCGCGAGGCCGCCCCGGCGGTCGTCAACATCCAGGGGCAAAAGTCCGTTTCCGAAGGGGTCGAAGGGGTGCGCGGCGCCGCGATTCCTCGCCAAGTGAACGGCATGGGAACCGGCATCGTCATCGACCCGCGCGGGTACGTGCTCACCAATTTTCACGTCGTTGACGGCGTCCGGCAGATCAACGTCACGCTTCACGACGGGTCTGCCTACATCGCTCAGATTGTCGCCCACGACAAGGAGACTGATCTGGCGGTGATTCGCATCCGCCCGTCGCACTCGTTGCCGACGTTGCGAATCGGCACGTCAAGCGACCTCTTAGTGGCCGAGTCGGTGATTGCCGTCGGCAATGCGTTCGGGTACGAGAACACGGTGACCACCGGCATCATCAGTGCACTGCATCGCAATGTGCAGGTGAATGAAACGCAGCAATATCTGGATCTGATTCAGACCGACGCCAGCATCAATCCCGGCAACAGCGGCGGGCCGTTGTTGAACGTCGCCGGCGAGATGATCGGCGTCAACGTGGCGGTCCGCGCAGGGGCGCAAGGGATCGGCTTCGCCATCCCCGTCGACAAGGCCCTTGAAGTCGCGACGCGGCTGATGAGCATCGAGCGGGTCGACAACAACTGGCACGGCATGACTTCGGTTTCGTCGGGCGGAGCGGTTTCGATTGCGCGGCTCGACAGCAAAGGTCCCGCGGCGGCAGGCGGCATCCAACGGGGCGATCAGATCAAACGAGTCGGTCCGTTGCCGATCCAGCGACCGCTGGACGTCGAGCGGGCGCTGCTCGGCCGACGCAGCGGCGATCGCGTGCCGATCGTCGTCGAGCGGGACGGCAGCGAGTTGGAACTCGAGCTTGTGCTCGCTCCCCGCGGTCGGACGCCGCAGGACGTCGCCGGGCCGAGCCTCGCCGCGGCGACGACCTCGACCTCGGGGCCGACGACTGAGTTCGATCGGCAGACGTGGGACGCCTTCGGCATGACGCTCGAATCGGTGTCGGGCGCCGAGATGCGGCGGCGTAATCTTCCATATGACGGCGGCATGCGGGTCGTCTCGCTGCGGCCCGGCGGACCCGCCGAGAAGCAGCACGTGCAAACGGGCGACGTGCTGATCCGCGTCCACAAGTGGTACACGACCAGCGAAAACGACGTTCGCTACATCGTCGCCCGCGCCGACTCGCTCGGCCAGCAAGGCAAAGTGCGATTCGACATCATCCGCGGCACGGAACGCTTCTTCGGCGAAATCGCGCTCGGTTCGACGACGACGCGGCGGTAGGACGCGGAGCGCGCGGAAGAAGCAGGTCTTCGCGGCAGGGGCTCCGCCATGGCGATCTTGCAGCGGGCGCTCTTCGCCATCGGCGCGTGCGGGACGGCTTGGCTGTTGATGCAAGCCGTCCATGAGTTCGGGCACGTCGTGGGGGCTTGGTCGACTGGGGCCCGTGTAGAACGAGTGGTGATCCATCCGCTCTCCATCGCGCGGACCGACGTCAGCGGCAACCAATCCCCGCTGGTTGTCACGTGGTGCGGCCCGATCTTGGGGAGTCTTCTGCCGCTGGCGGGCTGGGCCGCGCTGCGCGAGATGCCGAGCCCGAGT
The window above is part of the Pirellulales bacterium genome. Proteins encoded here:
- a CDS encoding trypsin-like peptidase domain-containing protein, which gives rise to MTPVVRAVREAAPAVVNIQGQKSVSEGVEGVRGAAIPRQVNGMGTGIVIDPRGYVLTNFHVVDGVRQINVTLHDGSAYIAQIVAHDKETDLAVIRIRPSHSLPTLRIGTSSDLLVAESVIAVGNAFGYENTVTTGIISALHRNVQVNETQQYLDLIQTDASINPGNSGGPLLNVAGEMIGVNVAVRAGAQGIGFAIPVDKALEVATRLMSIERVDNNWHGMTSVSSGGAVSIARLDSKGPAAAGGIQRGDQIKRVGPLPIQRPLDVERALLGRRSGDRVPIVVERDGSELELELVLAPRGRTPQDVAGPSLAAATTSTSGPTTEFDRQTWDAFGMTLESVSGAEMRRRNLPYDGGMRVVSLRPGGPAEKQHVQTGDVLIRVHKWYTTSENDVRYIVARADSLGQQGKVRFDIIRGTERFFGEIALGSTTTRR